One genomic segment of Catalinimonas alkaloidigena includes these proteins:
- a CDS encoding tetratricopeptide repeat protein: MNTEQIDLIDRYCRGTLSEIDRRDFEAKINQDPNLKKQVLLHADLIEGIQRHFNGELKSMLKQSDKPDNEKKNNRKYFFYSLAVAATVSLFLVLGYVLMNNASPTRLYQAHYQAYPNIVNPVERSASDDKKNYLDNAMRAYEQADYQQAASLFEQSEEPLSYSYKFYLAISYIELSRHQDALQLLREVQNSDEKAYYYPSLWYQSMSFLALSDAENTRKMLEQLSESPDSYYSNKAEEVLDEL; the protein is encoded by the coding sequence ATGAATACTGAGCAAATAGATTTGATTGATCGTTATTGTAGAGGTACATTAAGTGAGATAGACAGACGGGATTTTGAAGCAAAAATTAATCAAGACCCCAATCTCAAAAAACAAGTACTGCTACATGCCGATCTCATTGAAGGTATACAGCGACATTTTAATGGTGAGCTAAAGTCTATGCTCAAGCAGTCTGATAAACCTGACAACGAAAAAAAGAACAACAGAAAATACTTTTTTTATAGCCTTGCTGTGGCTGCCACAGTTTCTCTTTTTTTGGTTCTCGGGTATGTACTAATGAATAATGCTTCTCCTACCAGGCTCTACCAGGCACATTATCAGGCTTACCCTAATATTGTAAACCCAGTAGAACGTTCAGCTTCAGATGATAAAAAAAACTATTTGGATAATGCTATGCGGGCTTATGAGCAGGCTGATTACCAACAGGCGGCATCCTTATTTGAGCAATCTGAGGAGCCATTATCATATTCATATAAATTTTATCTGGCCATTAGCTATATAGAACTTTCCAGGCACCAGGATGCATTGCAGCTTTTACGAGAAGTACAAAATTCAGATGAAAAAGCTTATTACTACCCTTCTTTATGGTATCAGAGTATGTCCTTTCTTGCGCTTTCTGATGCAGAAAACACAAGAAAAATGCTGGAACAATTAAGCGAAAGCCCAGATAGCTACTACAGCAATAAAGCAGAGGAAGTACTGGATGAGCTATAA
- a CDS encoding fasciclin domain-containing protein has translation MKHPFTLRKLHFLFICLLSSSIIFSSCKDDDDGEPPRPDDNLIEVLSNTEGLDSLAALIGTPSSSNPLATRLTTGEYTLFAPNNEAFANLLNTLGLQTMSELRGDILSDVILYHVVANIALNSNELDSTITSLSVSQMSFESEGDSTLINPDTQPFRTVVVNTVAASNGYMHITNQVILPPGVASLAPLFGSLAGLTSTLGDIIGVQNLDGGISTINNVFNSTGLLSTLSGSSPYTVLAPINSAFDDFFFVSNENVSQTANYHVLDGNVDLASAGRTITTLGGQTLYVSNTSDGATYLNGRVTVDFNYPANNGRLVHLGGVLKPAAPLTDMVDYVEALSGSSFTIFRKALEETSFDVGSNRTIFMPTDAAFESAGIITTIDSVEAEAARIDPSVLSSILQKHVVTDGILFTPDFEAGTLTTLNGNLAVTLEGDNGTITLNDNNAATEINANLQFPANNLVENGVVIHVINQVLLP, from the coding sequence ATGAAACATCCCTTTACTCTTAGAAAGCTACATTTCCTTTTCATATGCCTGCTAAGCTCTTCAATCATTTTCAGTAGCTGTAAGGACGATGATGACGGAGAGCCACCACGCCCTGACGATAACCTGATTGAAGTGTTGAGCAATACCGAAGGACTGGATAGTCTTGCAGCACTTATTGGCACCCCAAGTTCCAGCAACCCATTAGCAACACGCCTCACTACGGGAGAATACACACTATTTGCACCAAATAATGAGGCCTTTGCCAATCTGTTGAATACACTTGGCTTACAGACGATGTCCGAGCTGAGAGGTGACATCCTGTCTGACGTGATTCTTTATCATGTGGTGGCAAATATCGCACTGAATTCAAATGAACTGGATTCAACCATTACCAGCCTGAGTGTTTCTCAGATGAGTTTTGAAAGTGAAGGGGATTCCACCCTGATCAATCCCGATACACAGCCTTTCCGTACTGTCGTTGTCAATACGGTTGCTGCTTCTAACGGCTATATGCACATCACTAACCAAGTAATTTTACCTCCCGGAGTAGCCAGCCTGGCACCACTTTTTGGTAGCCTTGCAGGATTAACCTCTACATTGGGAGACATTATTGGTGTACAAAATCTTGATGGAGGAATTTCTACGATTAACAACGTATTTAACAGCACAGGTTTATTGAGCACGCTCAGCGGCAGTAGTCCTTATACAGTTCTGGCTCCTATTAACTCTGCATTTGATGACTTCTTCTTTGTATCTAATGAAAACGTCTCTCAGACAGCCAATTACCATGTTTTAGACGGAAATGTTGACCTCGCTTCTGCCGGAAGAACTATTACTACCTTAGGCGGTCAAACACTCTATGTATCCAACACTTCTGATGGCGCTACTTATCTGAATGGCAGGGTAACAGTTGATTTTAACTATCCTGCAAATAATGGACGATTAGTTCATCTGGGCGGTGTATTGAAGCCGGCTGCTCCCCTGACAGATATGGTTGACTATGTGGAAGCGCTAAGTGGTTCTTCCTTTACTATTTTTAGAAAGGCTTTAGAAGAAACTTCCTTTGATGTGGGCAGCAACCGTACCATCTTTATGCCTACAGATGCTGCTTTTGAAAGTGCAGGTATCATCACTACCATTGACAGCGTTGAAGCCGAGGCAGCCAGGATTGACCCTTCAGTTTTATCTTCTATTTTGCAGAAGCATGTCGTTACTGACGGTATTCTATTTACTCCTGATTTTGAGGCTGGTACGCTTACTACCTTAAACGGAAACCTGGCAGTGACCTTAGAGGGAGATAATGGCACGATTACCTTAAATGACAATAATGCTGCTACTGAAATCAATGCCAACTTACAGTTCCCTGCCAATAACCTGGTTGAGAATGGGGTCGTAATTCATGTGATTAATCAAGTCCTTCTTCCTTAA
- a CDS encoding PKD domain-containing protein: MMNIKNLNYLVLSLLLIFSACSKDDDEELPGQPPTVNAGQDVTATVNSSVQLNGTASDPDGDALTTTWSVTSAPQGSSASVSNASSLAATFTPDVVGNYTLRLTVNDNVHDPVFDELIIEAEEAAGEPPVAIIRDEENDEISETNENNEVTINTAFLLDGSSSTDPDTDVENLTFTWAVTESPDGSTPTVTPNEDGDMADFTTDLVGEYTVQLTVEDPEGNTNSTTVTLLATANPVVIEENIDIATTWANVFENPALPDYYVIADISVREELTIAPGVKVMFEPNRGLTITGNSGALVAVGKEDSLVVLTAEDSLNGWDGIIFFNENVQNEFDYANISYGGQNDFGFGVLAANIGVESAGGFKISNSTVSNSFNHGVFIESGGLLRESGNNALENNDGNPIVLPINQVGNLDENSTFTDNTDNTVEILGTTLNEDEEMLVPALSNGTPYFLSGKLDVDSGLKLMAGVSIEGDPDAYIEVSSDGYLTSEGTEASNVVLTAREQADGWGGIIFFTTNSRNSIDYTTISYGGNRNFGFGVESANIGVEGNGEIKITNSTISNSVSDYGIFVEKGGVIDQFSLNTFTDNGGFPIALPIATAGVLDHQSTFSGNGDNSVEIFGSTLTSGDAPQTLPAFADETPYYVSGKLDIDNDLIIKPGATLEFNQDVRVEVSGSDGSLEAVGTADSVITFTARDQADGWLGIVFFTNTSANKLDFVSVSYGGTAGFGFGVDAANVGIENGGKVAISNSSFTNSLLGYGIYIENNGVVTDDANTQLTTTQEIIDAGNTFEENELGETNL, translated from the coding sequence ATGATGAATATCAAAAACCTAAATTATCTAGTACTCTCTCTGCTGTTGATATTTTCAGCTTGTAGTAAAGATGACGATGAAGAACTACCTGGTCAACCTCCTACTGTTAATGCTGGTCAGGATGTTACCGCAACTGTAAATAGTTCGGTACAACTTAATGGCACGGCATCTGACCCTGATGGTGATGCGCTCACCACCACCTGGAGTGTAACTTCTGCACCGCAGGGCAGTTCTGCTTCAGTAAGCAACGCTTCTTCGTTAGCAGCTACTTTCACACCAGATGTTGTTGGCAATTATACCCTTCGCCTTACAGTTAATGACAATGTGCATGATCCAGTTTTTGACGAGCTCATCATTGAAGCTGAAGAAGCTGCTGGAGAACCACCAGTGGCAATCATACGCGATGAAGAGAATGATGAGATTAGTGAAACCAATGAAAATAATGAGGTTACAATCAACACCGCATTCTTACTTGATGGCAGCAGCAGCACCGACCCCGATACAGATGTTGAAAACCTGACATTCACCTGGGCGGTTACTGAAAGCCCTGATGGAAGCACTCCTACTGTTACCCCTAATGAAGATGGTGATATGGCAGACTTTACAACTGATTTAGTAGGTGAATACACAGTTCAGCTTACGGTGGAAGATCCTGAAGGAAATACTAATTCTACTACCGTAACATTACTGGCAACAGCTAACCCCGTTGTGATTGAAGAGAATATAGACATTGCTACTACCTGGGCTAATGTGTTTGAAAATCCTGCTCTACCCGATTATTATGTAATCGCTGATATCAGTGTCAGAGAAGAGTTAACCATAGCACCGGGCGTAAAAGTGATGTTTGAGCCCAACCGAGGATTAACAATAACCGGAAATAGCGGAGCTTTGGTGGCAGTTGGAAAGGAAGACAGTTTAGTCGTACTAACTGCTGAAGATTCATTAAACGGATGGGATGGAATTATATTTTTTAACGAAAATGTTCAAAATGAATTTGATTATGCTAATATATCATATGGTGGGCAAAATGATTTTGGCTTCGGTGTGTTGGCTGCAAACATCGGCGTAGAGTCTGCAGGAGGGTTTAAAATTTCAAACTCCACAGTATCCAACAGCTTTAATCATGGTGTTTTTATAGAAAGTGGCGGACTACTTCGTGAATCAGGTAACAATGCTTTAGAAAACAATGATGGAAACCCCATTGTACTTCCGATTAATCAGGTAGGCAACCTGGATGAGAATTCAACCTTTACGGATAATACAGACAATACCGTAGAAATTTTAGGTACTACACTCAATGAAGATGAAGAAATGCTTGTCCCTGCATTATCTAATGGCACACCATATTTTCTGTCAGGAAAACTTGATGTAGACTCAGGACTTAAACTCATGGCTGGTGTATCTATTGAGGGTGATCCGGATGCCTATATAGAGGTGAGCAGTGATGGGTACCTCACTTCTGAAGGTACTGAAGCCAGCAATGTGGTACTTACGGCCAGAGAGCAAGCTGATGGATGGGGAGGAATTATTTTCTTTACTACCAACAGTAGAAACTCCATTGATTATACAACTATTTCATACGGGGGTAATCGTAATTTTGGCTTTGGTGTTGAGTCAGCCAACATAGGAGTTGAAGGTAATGGAGAAATCAAAATCACCAACTCTACCATTAGCAATAGTGTCAGTGACTATGGTATTTTTGTAGAAAAAGGGGGCGTTATTGATCAATTCAGCCTTAATACTTTTACAGATAACGGTGGCTTTCCTATTGCCTTGCCTATCGCAACGGCTGGCGTACTGGATCATCAATCTACCTTCAGCGGAAATGGAGATAATAGTGTAGAGATCTTTGGTTCAACGCTAACCTCGGGAGATGCCCCACAAACACTGCCTGCCTTCGCTGATGAAACACCGTATTACGTTAGTGGCAAGTTAGATATAGACAATGACCTGATAATTAAACCAGGTGCAACCCTCGAGTTTAATCAGGATGTACGGGTAGAAGTTTCCGGTAGCGATGGCTCTCTGGAAGCAGTGGGTACTGCTGACAGCGTCATTACATTCACTGCCCGTGATCAGGCAGATGGATGGCTGGGCATAGTATTCTTTACCAATACCTCTGCTAATAAGCTGGATTTTGTAAGCGTATCTTATGGTGGAACAGCTGGATTTGGTTTTGGTGTGGACGCAGCTAATGTAGGTATTGAAAATGGAGGGAAAGTGGCAATTTCCAACAGCTCGTTTACCAACAGTTTATTGGGCTATGGCATCTATATAGAGAACAATGGAGTTGTCACAGATGATGCTAATACTCAACTGACAACTACACAGGAGATAATAGATGCCGGAAACACTTTTGAGGAAAACGAATTAGGAGAAACTAATCTGTAA
- a CDS encoding SusC/RagA family TonB-linked outer membrane protein, producing the protein MKRNLLLFIAVCLNFSAWAQSRVISGRVSTEVDNDALPGVNIIVQGKGTGTVTDIDGNYSLNIEEGDVVLVFSYIGYQTKEVNVGNSNTINVMLIEDNAQLDEVVVTGFQEVERKLFTGSASRIEMAEIRSPGMVDASRMLEGQVAGVTVDNVSGTFGTAPKIRIRGNTSINGDNQPLWVVDGVILEDLTNVSADDIITGNTNTVLASSIAGLNPDDIASFEVLKDASATALYGTRAKNGVIVITTKKGRSGALRVNYSGNYSFRLRPSYNQFDILNSGDEMSIYREMYEKGLVDITTSVRAQNYGPLGKMFSLISEHEIPWGINGTLNEEFLNQYENANTDWFDVLYKDVSLQQQHSVSLTSGTENYNSYYSLSYLNDNGQTVADKVKRFSGTARNTFYFSDRFTLDTKLNASFRQQSLPGTTDRDFDPITGRFKRDFDINPFSYAINTSRSIRPYDSNGELEYFRRNYAPFNILEELSLNYIDVRVADISAQADFNFKILDNLTFRSTMQGRYAATNREHIIHEWSNQAEAYRADGTQYIQDANPLLYQDPDEPGSQPKVVLPEGGFNYLDESDLLNFYIRNSVEWSETFGQLHQVNVLGGQEIKFTDRSSRSADGIGVVYENGGVVNTDPDIIEFLNRQGVDFYSLSEDRERFAGLFLNAGYSFNDKYVVNGTVRYDGSNRLGKSRSARYLPTWNVSGAWNLDQERFLNLPSVISYLKIRGTYGLSANLGPDVSALLNLQSDVTLRPTDNESYLYIEDLENQDLTWEKLNELNVGMDFGLLNDRITGTIDYFKRDAFDLIGVLQTSGVGGVAYKLGNFADLQANGFEFSINTLNYQDQNFSWSTNFNIGYTKDIVTRLDFGPRIADAISAQGAPLLDGPRRGIYSTKFAGLDARGIPTFYDLTGETVYDYNLQERDSLEKILQYEGPSEPRGAGGLTNNLRYKNFSLNVLFSYKFGYKIRLNDAFYPNYTDFSSFSKTFVDRWVVPGDEEFTNIPVILDQRIVQGDNTAQYRNAYDLYNKSTVRVADGGYVRLKTVRLTYNLPQSLAGKIGARTATLGVEGQNLWLVYSDEALNGQDPEFFSAGGVAFPQPRQVTFTLNVGF; encoded by the coding sequence TTGAAAAGAAATTTACTACTCTTCATTGCCGTATGTTTAAATTTTTCTGCCTGGGCTCAAAGTAGAGTGATCAGCGGAAGAGTAAGTACTGAGGTAGACAATGATGCGCTGCCGGGTGTAAACATTATAGTACAAGGGAAAGGTACCGGAACTGTTACTGATATTGATGGGAACTACTCGCTAAATATTGAGGAAGGTGATGTAGTGCTGGTATTTTCCTATATCGGTTATCAGACCAAGGAAGTCAATGTCGGGAATTCCAATACCATCAATGTGATGTTGATAGAGGATAATGCGCAGCTTGACGAAGTGGTGGTTACCGGTTTTCAGGAAGTAGAAAGAAAGCTTTTTACCGGCTCCGCCAGCCGTATTGAAATGGCGGAAATCAGAAGTCCCGGTATGGTAGATGCCAGCCGAATGCTGGAAGGGCAGGTAGCCGGAGTGACGGTGGATAATGTCTCCGGTACCTTTGGTACCGCTCCCAAGATTCGTATTCGTGGCAATACTTCCATCAACGGGGACAACCAACCCCTTTGGGTAGTGGATGGAGTGATTCTGGAAGACCTTACCAATGTAAGCGCTGACGATATCATTACCGGAAACACCAATACGGTACTGGCCTCTTCTATTGCCGGGCTCAACCCAGATGATATTGCTTCCTTTGAAGTGCTGAAAGATGCATCTGCCACTGCCCTTTACGGAACCCGAGCTAAAAATGGAGTGATTGTCATTACAACCAAAAAGGGTAGAAGTGGGGCATTACGTGTCAATTATTCGGGAAACTACTCTTTCAGGCTAAGGCCCAGCTATAATCAGTTTGATATCCTCAACTCCGGGGATGAGATGTCTATCTACCGCGAGATGTACGAAAAAGGACTGGTAGACATCACCACTTCAGTGAGAGCACAAAATTATGGCCCATTAGGAAAAATGTTCTCCCTTATCTCCGAGCATGAAATCCCCTGGGGAATTAATGGCACCCTAAACGAAGAGTTTCTCAACCAGTACGAAAATGCCAATACCGACTGGTTTGATGTCCTCTACAAAGATGTCTCTTTACAGCAACAGCACTCCGTTAGCCTTACCTCAGGAACAGAGAATTACAATAGCTATTATTCGCTCAGCTATCTGAATGACAACGGGCAAACTGTAGCTGATAAAGTAAAGCGCTTTTCCGGAACGGCTCGCAACACCTTTTACTTCTCCGATCGTTTTACACTGGATACCAAGCTGAATGCCAGCTTCCGTCAGCAATCATTACCGGGAACTACCGACAGAGATTTTGATCCTATTACCGGTAGGTTTAAGCGTGATTTTGATATTAATCCCTTCAGTTATGCCATCAATACCAGCCGGTCCATACGGCCTTATGATAGCAATGGAGAACTGGAGTATTTTCGCAGAAATTATGCGCCATTTAATATTCTGGAAGAGCTAAGCCTCAATTATATTGACGTGCGGGTAGCAGATATCTCCGCACAGGCAGATTTTAATTTTAAGATTCTGGATAATCTGACTTTCCGCAGTACAATGCAGGGGAGATATGCCGCTACTAACAGAGAGCACATCATACACGAGTGGTCTAACCAGGCCGAAGCTTACAGAGCAGATGGCACCCAATATATTCAGGATGCCAATCCACTACTCTATCAGGATCCGGATGAACCCGGCTCTCAGCCCAAAGTAGTTTTGCCGGAAGGAGGTTTCAACTACCTGGACGAAAGTGATCTCCTGAACTTCTACATCAGAAATAGTGTGGAATGGTCAGAAACATTCGGTCAACTTCATCAGGTAAATGTTCTGGGAGGACAGGAAATTAAGTTTACCGATCGTTCTTCCCGTAGTGCCGATGGAATCGGAGTAGTTTATGAAAACGGGGGCGTGGTCAATACTGACCCTGATATCATAGAGTTTCTTAACCGACAGGGTGTAGATTTTTATTCCCTCTCGGAAGACCGTGAGCGTTTTGCCGGTTTGTTTCTTAATGCCGGATATTCATTCAATGATAAGTATGTGGTGAATGGTACAGTGAGGTATGATGGCTCTAACCGGCTGGGAAAGAGCCGATCTGCCCGATACTTACCTACCTGGAATGTGAGTGGAGCCTGGAATCTTGATCAGGAGCGCTTCCTCAATTTGCCTTCAGTAATCAGCTATTTAAAAATCAGAGGTACCTATGGTCTGTCAGCTAACCTTGGCCCTGATGTAAGTGCTTTGCTCAATCTACAGTCAGATGTCACGCTAAGGCCTACCGATAATGAATCTTACCTCTATATTGAAGATCTTGAGAATCAGGATCTTACCTGGGAGAAACTTAATGAACTTAATGTCGGTATGGATTTCGGTTTACTCAATGACCGTATTACCGGTACGATTGATTATTTCAAGAGAGATGCTTTTGATCTTATTGGCGTTTTGCAAACCAGTGGGGTAGGTGGAGTGGCATATAAGCTAGGTAACTTTGCCGACCTACAGGCCAATGGTTTTGAGTTTTCAATCAATACGCTGAACTACCAGGATCAGAATTTCTCCTGGTCTACCAACTTTAATATTGGCTATACCAAAGACATTGTTACACGTCTGGACTTCGGCCCTCGTATCGCAGATGCTATATCTGCCCAGGGTGCTCCCCTGCTTGATGGTCCAAGAAGAGGTATCTATTCCACTAAATTTGCCGGTCTGGATGCCAGAGGTATTCCTACCTTTTATGATCTTACCGGTGAGACTGTATATGACTATAATTTGCAGGAAAGAGACAGTCTTGAAAAGATACTACAGTACGAAGGGCCTTCCGAACCTCGGGGTGCAGGTGGACTGACCAATAATTTGCGATACAAGAATTTCTCACTGAACGTATTGTTTTCCTATAAGTTTGGGTATAAAATCAGGCTTAATGATGCTTTCTACCCTAACTATACTGATTTTAGCTCGTTTTCAAAAACTTTTGTTGACCGCTGGGTAGTACCTGGAGATGAAGAGTTCACCAATATTCCAGTTATTCTGGATCAGAGGATTGTGCAAGGCGATAATACTGCACAGTACAGAAATGCCTACGATTTATACAATAAGTCTACTGTAAGAGTAGCAGATGGCGGTTACGTACGCCTAAAAACGGTAAGGTTGACTTATAATCTTCCTCAATCACTGGCAGGCAAGATAGGAGCCAGGACTGCTACTTTGGGAGTGGAAGGGCAAAACCTATGGCTGGTGTATTCGGATGAAGCCCTGAATGGGCAGGATCCTGAGTTCTTCTCGGCAGGTGGAGTTGCTTTCCCTCAGCCACGCCAGGTTACTTTTACTTTAAATGTTGGATTTTAA
- a CDS encoding RagB/SusD family nutrient uptake outer membrane protein has translation MKQLFGLMVLLLAATSCDDYLEETPDNRVELNTLDKAAQLLTNAYSEGGYNFVEWMGDMVTYTRGTTKEDQHNQAYQWQEVDELFQDSPTFYWNETYEAIAHANEVLAVIDDLPGDDDQRNAVKGEALLTRAYGHFMLVNLFAKHYDEASAANDRGIPYVMEPETEFIKQYERLSVKAVYDRVEDDLLQGLELLDGSFYANSGKYHFTRNAALAFASRFYLFKGDLNSCIDYSSQMLGANPDVFVKDLAALLEERVNTEDYVRLYTSPNDPSNLLLMRKITNFHLTVGYWPDDEVYSGRIFGNNPFDATDLREDPAYVRGDNGLSATRFEFLFERSSLTSGVGFNYTIVLPFRGEEVLLNRAESYAKQNRVNEALADLQTLWNKRYDSPVSLTLEEVQRYVGEDDPRIALLIYIVEIERPKEFVHEGLRWFDIKRYDIPVTHELENGSTITLEAEDNRRVLQIPEAAQDVGGLAPNPR, from the coding sequence ATGAAACAGCTTTTTGGGTTGATGGTACTTTTGTTAGCGGCTACTTCCTGTGATGACTATCTGGAAGAAACACCAGACAACAGAGTGGAACTCAATACTTTGGATAAAGCAGCACAATTACTTACCAATGCGTACTCTGAGGGAGGGTATAATTTTGTAGAGTGGATGGGTGACATGGTAACCTACACACGAGGTACCACCAAAGAAGACCAACATAACCAGGCATATCAGTGGCAGGAAGTTGATGAGCTTTTTCAGGATTCACCAACTTTTTACTGGAATGAAACTTATGAGGCTATCGCACATGCCAATGAAGTATTAGCGGTAATTGATGATCTGCCCGGTGATGATGACCAACGCAATGCAGTGAAAGGCGAGGCACTCCTGACACGTGCCTACGGACATTTTATGTTGGTTAATTTGTTTGCCAAACACTATGATGAGGCGTCAGCAGCCAATGACCGTGGCATCCCTTATGTTATGGAGCCCGAAACTGAATTCATTAAACAATATGAAAGACTAAGCGTAAAGGCAGTATATGACAGGGTAGAAGATGATTTACTGCAAGGTTTGGAACTATTAGACGGATCATTTTATGCCAACTCAGGAAAATATCATTTTACCAGAAATGCTGCACTGGCTTTTGCTTCCCGCTTTTACCTTTTCAAAGGGGACCTCAACAGTTGTATAGATTATAGTAGTCAGATGCTGGGAGCGAATCCTGATGTGTTTGTAAAAGACCTGGCGGCACTGCTGGAGGAAAGAGTAAATACTGAAGACTATGTCAGGTTATATACTTCTCCTAATGATCCCAGTAACCTGCTTCTGATGCGAAAAATCACCAACTTCCACCTCACAGTAGGGTACTGGCCGGATGACGAGGTTTACAGCGGAAGGATTTTTGGCAATAACCCCTTTGATGCTACTGATCTCAGGGAAGACCCCGCTTATGTAAGGGGAGATAATGGTCTAAGTGCTACCCGTTTTGAGTTCCTTTTTGAGAGAAGCAGCCTAACCTCAGGAGTAGGTTTTAACTATACCATTGTGCTTCCTTTTCGTGGTGAAGAAGTTCTATTGAACAGGGCAGAAAGTTATGCCAAACAGAACAGGGTGAATGAAGCTTTGGCAGACTTACAAACCCTCTGGAATAAAAGGTACGACAGTCCGGTATCGCTTACATTAGAGGAAGTACAACGGTATGTAGGTGAAGATGACCCACGCATCGCTTTGCTTATCTACATAGTAGAAATAGAAAGGCCTAAAGAATTTGTACATGAAGGCTTGCGCTGGTTTGATATCAAACGTTATGATATTCCTGTCACGCATGAATTAGAAAACGGCTCTACCATCACCCTGGAAGCTGAGGACAACCGAAGAGT